TAAGATTCCGATCGTCGGTTGCATTCGATTCGACTGCCGATCCAGATCCATTCAATCAAAGGAATCCCAATGAAAGTCGCCATCTTCATCTTCTCGGACGCCAATGGCGGAGAAGAAGCCCTGGGCCGCCTGTTCAACGGTCTGGCCACCGCCTACGACTTCAAGCAGCGCAAGACGGAAGTCGCGATCTACTTCCAGGGCACGGGCACCCGCTGGGCCGGCGTCGTGAAGCAGCCGGACCATCCCGTGCACGCGCTATTCGCCGCGGTCGAGGACAAGGTCGCCGGCGTGTCCGCCGGTT
This genomic stretch from Mitsuaria sp. 7 harbors:
- a CDS encoding DsrE family protein — encoded protein: MKVAIFIFSDANGGEEALGRLFNGLATAYDFKQRKTEVAIYFQGTGTRWAGVVKQPDHPVHALFAAVEDKVAGVSAGCADVFGARDAAVRNGFDLISVNQVPGTSGLPSIGELIADGYTVLTF